A genomic window from Streptomyces broussonetiae includes:
- a CDS encoding DUF397 domain-containing protein — protein MDRIKPRGHVYNGMPARELGSEGWHKPWSGGNGGNCLEAMKLADGRIAVRQSTDPDGPALIYTMDEMTAFIEGAKAGEADFLLS, from the coding sequence ATGGATCGCATCAAGCCGCGCGGACACGTCTACAACGGCATGCCCGCGCGGGAGCTGGGCAGCGAGGGGTGGCACAAACCCTGGAGCGGCGGCAACGGGGGTAACTGCCTGGAGGCGATGAAGCTGGCCGACGGACGGATCGCCGTGCGCCAGTCCACCGACCCGGACGGCCCGGCGCTGATCTACACCATGGACGAGATGACCGCGTTCATCGAGGGTGCCAAGGCGGGGGAGGCCGACTTCCTGCTGTCCTGA
- the corA gene encoding magnesium/cobalt transporter CorA: MSMAGNLRKVTGLGKVGGLRRVAQLARRQPRVDLSHPARSPLGSSVVNCVTYQDGVRVPACTDLVDAVKMVRKTGEGFVWLGLHEPTDREFAGIAELFDLHPLAVEDAVEAHQRPKLEHYGNTLFAVFKTVCYVEHERLTATSEVVNTGEIMVFVGEDFVITVRHGRHGSLGPLREELEAHPHQLSKGPAAVLHAIADHVVDDYLTVTDAVQADIDQVETDVFSEDGARLDPGRIYQMKRELLELKRAVVPLGRPVEDLATRPIKVVPPEIQAYFRDVLDHLIRAKEQISAFDELLNSILQAHLAQVTVAQNEDMRKITAWAAVIAVPTMVCGVYGMNFDHMPELHWRFGYPLVMTVMAVACLALYRGFRRIGWL; encoded by the coding sequence ATGTCCATGGCGGGGAATCTGCGAAAGGTCACCGGACTCGGCAAGGTGGGCGGCCTGCGCAGGGTGGCGCAGTTGGCCCGGCGGCAGCCGCGTGTTGACCTGAGCCATCCCGCCAGGTCACCGCTGGGATCCTCGGTGGTCAACTGCGTGACCTATCAGGACGGCGTACGGGTGCCGGCCTGCACCGACCTCGTGGACGCCGTGAAGATGGTGCGCAAGACGGGCGAGGGATTCGTCTGGCTGGGACTGCACGAGCCGACGGACCGTGAGTTCGCGGGCATCGCGGAGCTGTTCGACCTGCATCCGCTGGCGGTGGAGGACGCGGTCGAGGCCCATCAGCGCCCGAAGCTGGAGCACTACGGAAACACGCTCTTCGCGGTGTTCAAGACCGTCTGCTACGTGGAGCACGAACGGCTGACGGCCACCAGCGAGGTGGTGAACACCGGCGAGATCATGGTGTTCGTCGGCGAGGACTTCGTCATCACGGTGCGCCACGGCCGGCACGGCTCGCTGGGCCCGCTGCGCGAGGAGCTGGAGGCTCATCCGCACCAGCTGTCGAAGGGCCCGGCGGCGGTGCTGCACGCGATCGCCGACCACGTCGTGGACGACTATCTGACCGTGACGGACGCGGTGCAGGCCGATATCGACCAGGTCGAGACGGACGTCTTCTCGGAGGACGGCGCGCGGCTCGACCCCGGCCGCATCTACCAGATGAAGCGTGAACTGCTCGAGCTGAAGCGGGCGGTGGTCCCGCTGGGCCGCCCGGTGGAAGACCTCGCCACCCGGCCCATCAAGGTTGTTCCTCCGGAGATACAGGCGTACTTCCGCGATGTGCTCGACCATCTGATCCGGGCCAAGGAGCAGATCTCCGCGTTCGACGAACTGCTCAACTCCATCCTCCAGGCCCACCTCGCGCAGGTGACCGTCGCGCAGAACGAGGACATGCGGAAGATCACGGCCTGGGCCGCGGTGATCGCCGTGCCGACGATGGTGTGCGGGGTGTACGGCATGAACTTCGACCATATGCCGGAGCTGCACTGGCGGTTCGGATATCCGCTGGTCATGACCGTCATGGCGGTGGCGTGCCTGGCGCTGTACCGGGGCTTTCGGCGCATCGGCTGGCTCTGA
- a CDS encoding anthrone oxygenase family protein, with the protein MIEGPFFVLVVAGVLGTGLMAGIFCAFSVLVTRGLATLPPAQGVAAMNAINVAAIRPAFMTVFMGAAVLSAMIAVVTFVVWPDDGTVELLLGSALYLFGSFGLTVVANVPRNERLARLTPGAPEAALYWPVYVREWTLWNDVRAVASAAATVVYVLALT; encoded by the coding sequence ATGATCGAAGGGCCGTTCTTCGTGCTGGTTGTGGCGGGAGTCCTCGGCACCGGGCTGATGGCCGGGATCTTCTGCGCCTTCTCGGTGCTCGTGACGCGGGGGCTCGCCACGCTGCCGCCCGCGCAGGGGGTCGCCGCGATGAACGCGATCAACGTCGCCGCGATACGGCCTGCCTTCATGACGGTGTTCATGGGCGCGGCGGTGCTGAGCGCGATGATCGCGGTGGTGACGTTCGTGGTGTGGCCGGACGACGGGACGGTCGAGCTGCTCCTGGGCAGCGCGCTGTATCTGTTCGGTTCGTTCGGGCTGACCGTGGTCGCGAACGTCCCCCGCAACGAAAGACTGGCCCGCCTGACACCGGGCGCGCCGGAGGCGGCCCTGTACTGGCCGGTGTATGTGCGCGAATGGACGTTGTGGAACGACGTCCGCGCGGTCGCCTCCGCAGCGGCCACGGTCGTCTACGTCCTGGCTCTCACCTGA
- a CDS encoding helix-turn-helix domain-containing protein — MSEPRSAPTVGQVVLGRRLLDLRERAGLKREEAARVLRVAPATIRRMEMAEVALKIPYLQLLLKAYGVPDGEADVFVRLAEEANRPGWWQRFHDILPGWFSMYVSLEGAASLIRSYEPHFVPGLLQTEDYARGVLKSGAIGETSPDDIERHVALRMQRQELLSRTDAPRFWAVMDETALRRQVGGPDVMRAQIDKLLEATKLRHVTLQVAPFANGPHPGTYGPFVLFRFAMSELPDMVYSEYLTGAVYLDARNEVATHLEVMDRMAAQAATAQRTKEILQDLRKEL; from the coding sequence GTGAGCGAGCCGCGGTCCGCGCCGACGGTGGGCCAGGTGGTCCTCGGCCGGCGCCTGCTGGACCTGCGGGAACGCGCCGGGCTCAAGCGCGAGGAGGCCGCCCGCGTGCTGCGCGTCGCCCCCGCCACCATCCGCCGTATGGAGATGGCGGAGGTCGCCCTCAAGATCCCGTATCTGCAACTGCTGTTGAAGGCCTACGGCGTTCCCGACGGTGAGGCCGACGTCTTCGTCCGGCTCGCCGAGGAGGCCAACCGGCCTGGCTGGTGGCAGCGGTTCCACGACATCCTGCCGGGCTGGTTCTCGATGTACGTCAGCCTGGAGGGCGCGGCCAGCCTGATCCGCTCGTACGAGCCGCACTTCGTCCCCGGACTGCTCCAGACCGAGGACTACGCGCGCGGGGTGCTCAAGTCCGGTGCCATCGGCGAGACCAGCCCGGACGACATCGAACGGCACGTCGCGCTGCGCATGCAACGCCAGGAACTGCTCAGCCGTACCGACGCCCCCCGCTTCTGGGCGGTGATGGACGAAACCGCCCTGCGCCGCCAGGTCGGCGGACCGGACGTGATGCGTGCGCAGATCGACAAGCTGCTGGAGGCCACGAAGCTGCGCCATGTGACGCTCCAGGTGGCCCCGTTCGCCAATGGGCCGCATCCGGGGACGTACGGGCCCTTCGTGCTGTTCCGATTTGCCATGTCAGAACTGCCGGACATGGTCTACAGCGAGTACCTGACCGGCGCCGTCTACCTGGACGCGCGCAACGAGGTGGCGACACACCTCGAGGTCATGGACCGCATGGCGGCGCAGGCCGCTACGGCGCAACGCACGAAGGAGATCCTCCAGGATCTCCGCAAGGAGCTGTGA
- a CDS encoding nucleoside/nucleotide kinase family protein, whose amino-acid sequence MRLEAITWDRLAEQLADRLAALEAADGSAWPRVGFDGAPAAHPGALAERVAEALRVRGRPSLVVDAEGFLRPASLRLEHGRRDAESYYGGWFDTGALWREVFGPLDPGGSGRVLPDLWDPATDRATRSPYVHLPSGGILLLHGPLLLRHWFPFDLTVHLLLSPAALRRRTPEADHWTLPAFERYTSEIDPAGTADVLVRADDPRHPAWNG is encoded by the coding sequence GTGCGACTCGAAGCGATCACCTGGGACCGGCTCGCGGAGCAGCTGGCCGACCGGCTGGCCGCTCTGGAGGCGGCCGACGGGAGTGCCTGGCCGCGCGTCGGCTTCGACGGGGCCCCTGCCGCGCATCCCGGAGCCCTCGCCGAGCGGGTCGCCGAGGCGTTGCGCGTACGCGGCCGGCCCTCGCTCGTGGTCGACGCCGAGGGCTTCCTGCGTCCCGCCTCGCTGCGCCTCGAACACGGGCGGCGGGACGCGGAGTCGTACTACGGCGGTTGGTTCGACACGGGTGCCCTGTGGCGAGAGGTCTTCGGCCCGCTCGACCCCGGAGGCAGCGGGCGCGTCCTCCCTGACCTGTGGGATCCGGCCACCGACCGCGCGACCCGCAGTCCCTACGTCCATCTCCCGTCCGGCGGGATCCTGTTGCTCCATGGCCCCCTCCTGCTGCGTCACTGGTTCCCCTTCGACCTGACCGTGCACCTCCTCCTGTCTCCGGCCGCCCTGCGCCGGCGCACTCCCGAGGCCGACCACTGGACGCTCCCCGCCTTCGAGCGCTACACGTCCGAGATCGACCCCGCGGGTACGGCGGACGTCCTGGTGCGCGCGGACGACCCACGCCATCCCGCCTGGAACGGCTGA
- the pdxR gene encoding MocR-like pyridoxine biosynthesis transcription factor PdxR, with protein sequence MTESWVNYAARIGADLHLELSGPGGRRAALIRALREAVHSGRLAPGTRLPPYRSLAADLGVARNTVADAYAELVAEGWLTARQGSGTRVADRAEPLRGTVRTPVNVGRAARARGPRHDLRQGAPDASAFPRAAWATAYRRALQDAPSEAFGPGDPAGRRELREALAEYLARARGVRAEPDRIVVCSGFAHALRLLFGQGAGGVLRGPLGVEAYGLEFHRKLLSAAGVRTIALPLDEDGARVDVLGRERAVLLTPAHQFPTGGPLHPERRAAVIDWARARGAVVLEDDYDGEFRYDRRPVGALQGLDPERVIHIGSVSKSLSPALRLGWMVLPERYVGPVLEAKGEREGWASVLDQLALAEFIVSGSYDRHVRHMRQRYRRRRDRLVAALAAHAPHVEVTGLAAGLHAVLRLPPGTEWSTVKAAAWQGIALDGLAAFRHPAAGTGADGGLGDGPDDGLGDGLGDGLVVGYAAPAEHAYGAALEALCGVLPPG encoded by the coding sequence ATGACGGAATCATGGGTCAATTACGCCGCGCGGATTGGCGCCGACCTGCATCTGGAGCTGTCGGGTCCGGGCGGGCGGCGGGCCGCGTTGATCCGGGCGCTGCGGGAGGCCGTGCACAGCGGACGGCTGGCCCCGGGCACGCGCCTGCCGCCGTACCGATCACTCGCAGCCGACCTGGGCGTGGCCCGCAACACGGTGGCCGACGCGTACGCGGAGCTGGTCGCGGAGGGCTGGCTGACCGCCCGCCAGGGTTCGGGCACCCGGGTAGCCGATCGGGCGGAGCCGCTGCGAGGGACCGTACGGACGCCCGTGAACGTGGGAAGGGCCGCACGCGCGCGTGGGCCGCGGCACGATCTGCGGCAGGGCGCGCCGGACGCGTCGGCGTTCCCGCGGGCCGCCTGGGCGACCGCCTACCGGCGGGCGCTGCAGGATGCGCCGAGCGAGGCGTTCGGGCCGGGGGATCCGGCCGGGCGCCGGGAGCTGCGGGAGGCACTGGCGGAATATCTCGCACGCGCGCGTGGCGTGCGGGCCGAGCCGGACCGGATCGTCGTCTGCTCGGGCTTCGCGCACGCGCTGCGGCTGCTGTTCGGCCAGGGCGCGGGCGGGGTACTGCGCGGTCCGCTGGGCGTGGAGGCGTATGGGCTGGAGTTCCACCGGAAGCTGCTGTCAGCGGCCGGGGTGCGCACGATCGCGCTGCCGCTGGACGAGGACGGCGCGCGTGTGGACGTGCTCGGGCGGGAGCGGGCAGTGCTGCTCACGCCCGCGCACCAGTTCCCGACCGGCGGCCCGCTGCATCCGGAGCGCCGGGCGGCCGTGATCGACTGGGCACGTGCGCGTGGGGCGGTGGTCCTGGAGGACGACTACGACGGTGAGTTCCGGTACGACCGCAGGCCTGTCGGCGCGCTCCAGGGCCTCGATCCGGAGCGGGTGATCCATATCGGTTCGGTCAGCAAGAGCCTGTCTCCGGCGTTGCGGCTGGGCTGGATGGTCCTGCCGGAGCGGTACGTCGGGCCCGTGCTCGAGGCGAAGGGCGAGCGGGAGGGCTGGGCGAGCGTCCTGGACCAGCTCGCGCTCGCGGAGTTCATCGTCTCCGGGTCGTACGACCGCCATGTGCGGCACATGCGGCAGCGCTACCGGCGTCGGCGCGACCGGCTGGTCGCCGCGCTCGCCGCGCATGCGCCGCACGTCGAGGTGACGGGGCTGGCGGCCGGTCTGCACGCGGTGCTGCGGCTGCCGCCGGGCACCGAGTGGTCCACGGTGAAGGCCGCCGCGTGGCAGGGCATCGCCCTGGACGGACTCGCCGCGTTCCGGCATCCGGCGGCCGGGACGGGGGCGGACGGCGGGTTGGGCGACGGGCCGGACGACGGACTGGGCGATGGGCTGGGCGATGGGCTGGTGGTCGGATACGCGGCCCCCGCCGAACACGCCTACGGCGCGGCGCTGGAGGCGCTGTGCGGGGTGCTGCCGCCCGGGTGA
- a CDS encoding ATP-binding protein, which translates to MIPSAPLGTDTAADRPGLGAAQGAAPRRGAAERRFRFELAAHPGSVAQARRLAHARLTGWAVCADTCDSAALVVSELVTNAIVHTASSRVVCELHDHDDIVRIAVQDEGRAPGEPHPSPQRPDEEHGRGLLLVDALCRAWGTQEHGPGLLVWADLDRQSGPAHDTAEPRGDLGWGARPKSGRPDPSDDEAAEASHEGSEQATTHGAPERHRNEDGGHRAPAQIRREIPGQALPQEPQRQHWYAVPERPVHQASEQHLHGVPEPYRHSAPEPHRYRLPDRPWHQPLHRMPEQRRAGERP; encoded by the coding sequence GTGATTCCGTCCGCGCCCTTAGGAACAGACACCGCCGCAGACCGTCCCGGTCTCGGCGCCGCGCAGGGAGCAGCCCCTCGGCGGGGCGCTGCCGAGCGCCGGTTCCGCTTCGAGCTGGCCGCACATCCGGGCTCCGTCGCCCAGGCGAGACGCCTGGCACATGCCCGGCTGACCGGCTGGGCGGTGTGCGCGGACACCTGCGACAGTGCGGCTCTGGTCGTATCCGAGCTGGTCACGAACGCGATCGTGCACACCGCGAGCAGTCGCGTCGTGTGCGAGCTGCACGATCACGACGACATCGTGCGCATAGCCGTACAAGACGAGGGCCGTGCTCCCGGCGAACCCCACCCGTCCCCGCAGCGACCGGACGAGGAGCACGGGAGGGGGTTGCTTCTCGTCGACGCGCTGTGCCGGGCCTGGGGTACGCAGGAGCACGGCCCCGGCCTGCTGGTCTGGGCCGACCTGGACCGGCAGAGCGGCCCGGCCCACGACACCGCCGAGCCGCGGGGTGACCTCGGCTGGGGCGCCCGCCCCAAGTCGGGCCGTCCGGACCCCTCCGACGACGAAGCGGCCGAGGCCAGCCATGAGGGCTCGGAGCAGGCCACCACCCACGGGGCCCCGGAACGGCACCGGAACGAGGACGGCGGCCACCGGGCTCCGGCGCAGATCCGCCGCGAGATCCCGGGGCAGGCGTTGCCCCAGGAACCGCAGCGGCAGCACTGGTACGCCGTGCCGGAGCGCCCTGTGCACCAGGCCTCCGAGCAGCACCTTCACGGGGTACCGGAGCCGTACCGGCACAGCGCCCCGGAGCCTCATCGCTACCGGCTCCCGGACCGCCCCTGGCACCAGCCGCTGCACCGGATGCCCGAGCAGCGCCGTGCCGGAGAGCGCCCGTGA
- a CDS encoding DUF2293 domain-containing protein, with the protein MTPPPTPTPHISGRLVVVQSAKGKRCAGCRRGPLSLLVLEDGAPRCLDCADLGHLVFLPRGDTALTRRSREESTLSAVVVRFNRRKSRYERQGVLVEEEALARAEARCLADAEARRRRRARDGRRRAAEDERFVAAFAAEIVRLFPGCPAERARAVAAHASVRGSGRVGRSAAGRALTEGAVTSAVVAAVRHVDTPYDELLMNGVPRYEARRRIAPAVEGVLRAWQGAGADVG; encoded by the coding sequence ATGACCCCTCCCCCGACGCCAACTCCCCACATCTCCGGACGACTTGTCGTCGTCCAGAGTGCGAAGGGAAAGCGGTGTGCCGGTTGCCGGCGCGGGCCGCTGTCACTGCTCGTGCTGGAGGACGGGGCACCACGTTGTCTGGACTGTGCCGACCTCGGCCACCTGGTGTTCCTGCCACGCGGTGACACGGCTCTGACCCGCAGGTCGCGGGAGGAGAGCACGCTGTCGGCGGTGGTGGTGCGCTTCAACCGGCGCAAGAGCCGCTACGAGCGGCAGGGCGTGCTCGTGGAGGAGGAGGCGCTGGCGCGCGCCGAGGCGCGCTGTCTGGCGGACGCGGAGGCACGGCGCCGGCGGCGGGCGCGGGACGGGCGGCGCAGGGCGGCGGAGGACGAGCGGTTCGTGGCGGCGTTCGCGGCCGAGATCGTCCGGCTGTTTCCCGGCTGCCCGGCCGAGCGGGCCCGGGCCGTCGCGGCGCACGCATCCGTGCGGGGCAGCGGACGGGTCGGGCGCAGCGCGGCCGGGCGGGCGCTGACGGAAGGGGCGGTGACCTCGGCGGTCGTGGCGGCCGTACGGCATGTGGACACGCCGTACGACGAGCTGCTGATGAACGGGGTGCCACGCTACGAGGCCCGGCGGCGGATCGCCCCGGCCGTGGAGGGCGTGCTGCGGGCCTGGCAGGGCGCCGGAGCGGATGTCGGCTGA
- a CDS encoding methyltransferase, which produces MTPSDGYLLDNRQNEAGQRFDAFATLFDPVTFRHLEAFGIGPGWRCWEVGAGGTSVVTWLADKTGPTGKVVATDIDTSLLAAAARPPVEVRVHDVGTEEPPGEGFDLVHARLVLVHVPDRERALRSMIQALRPGGRLLVEDADPALQPLICPDEHGPEQRLANRLRHGFRKLLAERGADLSYGRKLPRLLREAGLHEVEADAYFPMTSPACTALEAATVRQIRGRLVAAGLATDEEIDQHLANLEAGSMDLATAPMISAWGRKA; this is translated from the coding sequence ATGACGCCATCCGACGGGTACCTCCTGGACAACCGGCAGAACGAGGCAGGGCAACGCTTCGACGCCTTCGCCACCCTCTTCGATCCCGTTACCTTCCGGCACCTGGAGGCCTTCGGGATCGGACCCGGCTGGCGCTGCTGGGAAGTCGGCGCGGGCGGCACCTCCGTGGTGACCTGGCTCGCCGACAAGACCGGTCCCACCGGCAAGGTCGTCGCGACCGACATCGACACCTCGCTGCTCGCCGCCGCGGCCCGGCCGCCGGTGGAGGTCCGCGTCCACGACGTGGGCACCGAGGAACCGCCGGGCGAGGGCTTCGACCTGGTCCACGCCCGGCTCGTCCTCGTCCATGTCCCGGACCGGGAAAGGGCGTTGCGATCCATGATCCAGGCGCTGCGGCCCGGCGGACGGCTGCTTGTCGAGGACGCCGACCCCGCCCTCCAGCCGCTGATCTGCCCCGATGAGCACGGCCCCGAACAGCGGCTCGCCAACCGGCTGCGCCACGGCTTCCGCAAGCTGCTGGCCGAACGAGGCGCCGACCTGTCCTACGGCCGCAAGCTTCCGCGCCTGCTCCGTGAGGCCGGGCTGCACGAGGTGGAGGCGGATGCGTACTTCCCGATGACATCACCCGCCTGCACCGCGCTGGAGGCCGCGACGGTCCGCCAGATCCGCGGTCGCCTCGTCGCCGCCGGACTCGCCACCGACGAGGAGATCGACCAGCACCTGGCCAACCTCGAGGCCGGTTCGATGGACCTGGCCACCGCACCGATGATCTCGGCGTGGGGGAGAAAGGCCTAG
- a CDS encoding carboxymuconolactone decarboxylase family protein: MTTNTITTDADVNTAIAAAEAARARLDFARSAPKVFRAVVGLDAAAREGLDPALVELIQIRASHLNHCAYCLHMHTNDARKARESEDRLHMVAVWREARHFFTPEEQAALALTEAVTLVADAGVPDTVYAEAAAHFDDGELAHVLALILTINTWNRVALSTGKVAGTDERNG, encoded by the coding sequence ATGACGACGAACACGATCACCACGGATGCCGACGTCAACACCGCGATCGCCGCCGCGGAGGCAGCCCGCGCCCGACTCGACTTCGCCAGGTCCGCGCCCAAGGTCTTCCGCGCCGTCGTCGGTCTCGACGCCGCCGCCCGCGAGGGCCTCGACCCCGCGTTGGTCGAGCTGATCCAGATCCGTGCCTCGCACCTCAACCACTGCGCCTACTGCCTGCACATGCACACCAACGACGCCCGCAAGGCCCGCGAGAGCGAGGACCGGCTCCACATGGTCGCCGTCTGGCGCGAGGCCCGGCACTTCTTCACCCCTGAGGAACAGGCCGCCCTCGCACTAACGGAAGCGGTCACCCTGGTCGCCGACGCGGGCGTCCCCGACACCGTCTACGCCGAGGCCGCCGCCCACTTCGACGACGGGGAACTGGCCCATGTCCTCGCCCTGATCCTCACGATCAACACCTGGAACCGGGTCGCCCTGTCGACGGGGAAGGTGGCGGGCACGGACGAGCGCAACGGCTGA
- a CDS encoding glutamate synthase subunit beta: MADPKGFMTTPRQEWPRRPVEERVRDWDEVYVPGALLPIISKQADRCMDCGVPFCHDACPLGNLIPEWNDLVSREDWRAASDRLHATNNFPEFTGRLCPAPCEAGCVLAINQPAVTIKNVECAIADRAWEEGFVPARPPERLSGKTVAVIGSGPTGLAAAQQLTRAGHTVAVYEKDDRLGGLMRYGIPEFKMEKRHLERRIGQMRAEGTKFRTSTVVGRDVGAAELCARYDAVVVATGATAWRELPVPGRALDGIHQAMEYLPLANRVCEGDLEVSPLSAADRHVVIVGGGDTGADCLGTAVREGAASVTQLDIYAQPGAEREEDTEPWPTYPKIYRLSAAHEEARDLRTAPAADADARLFAASTLHFAGDGSGHVRSLHLVEVDERRQPVAGTARALPADLVLLALGFSGPDQEDGLIQQLGLALEARGTIARDDGFATNVPGVFAAGDAARGQSLIVWAIAEGRAVAAAVDHYLTGSSRLPAPVSPRDRPMRV; encoded by the coding sequence ATGGCCGATCCCAAGGGTTTCATGACCACGCCGCGCCAGGAGTGGCCGCGGCGGCCCGTCGAGGAGCGGGTGCGGGACTGGGACGAGGTGTATGTCCCGGGCGCGCTGTTGCCCATCATCAGCAAGCAGGCCGACCGTTGCATGGACTGCGGCGTCCCGTTCTGCCACGACGCCTGCCCGCTGGGCAATCTGATCCCCGAGTGGAACGACCTGGTGTCCCGGGAGGACTGGCGGGCGGCGAGCGACCGGCTGCACGCGACGAACAACTTCCCCGAGTTCACCGGGCGGTTGTGTCCGGCGCCCTGCGAGGCGGGGTGTGTCCTCGCGATCAACCAGCCCGCCGTGACCATCAAGAACGTCGAGTGCGCGATCGCCGACCGGGCGTGGGAGGAAGGTTTCGTCCCGGCACGGCCGCCCGAGCGGCTGTCGGGGAAGACGGTCGCCGTCATTGGTTCCGGGCCCACCGGGCTCGCCGCGGCGCAGCAGCTGACCCGGGCCGGGCACACGGTCGCCGTGTACGAGAAGGACGACCGGCTCGGTGGGCTGATGCGGTACGGCATCCCCGAGTTCAAGATGGAGAAGCGCCATCTTGAGCGGCGGATCGGGCAGATGCGGGCCGAGGGGACGAAGTTCCGCACGTCGACGGTGGTCGGACGGGATGTCGGGGCGGCGGAACTGTGCGCACGGTACGACGCCGTGGTCGTCGCCACGGGTGCCACGGCGTGGCGGGAACTTCCGGTGCCGGGCCGGGCGTTGGACGGGATACACCAGGCGATGGAGTATCTGCCGCTGGCCAATCGGGTGTGTGAGGGGGATCTGGAGGTTTCACCGTTGTCGGCGGCCGACAGGCACGTGGTCATTGTCGGCGGCGGGGACACCGGTGCGGACTGTCTGGGGACCGCGGTGCGGGAGGGGGCTGCGTCCGTGACCCAGCTGGACATCTACGCGCAGCCGGGTGCCGAGCGGGAGGAGGACACCGAGCCGTGGCCGACGTACCCGAAGATCTACCGGCTGTCGGCCGCGCACGAGGAGGCGCGGGACCTGCGTACGGCACCGGCGGCGGACGCGGACGCGCGGCTGTTCGCGGCGTCCACGCTCCACTTCGCCGGTGACGGCAGCGGGCATGTGCGGTCGTTGCATCTGGTGGAGGTCGACGAGCGGCGGCAGCCGGTGGCGGGCACCGCACGGGCGCTTCCCGCGGACCTCGTGCTGCTCGCCCTCGGGTTCTCCGGGCCGGACCAGGAGGACGGGCTGATCCAGCAGTTGGGGCTGGCGCTCGAGGCGCGCGGCACGATCGCCCGGGACGACGGCTTCGCGACCAACGTGCCCGGGGTGTTCGCCGCCGGGGACGCGGCACGCGGACAGTCGCTCATCGTCTGGGCGATCGCGGAGGGACGGGCGGTGGCGGCGGCCGTGGACCACTATCTGACGGGGAGTTCACGGCTGCCCGCGCCGGTGTCTCCGAGGGATCGGCCGATGCGGGTGTAG